One window of Papaver somniferum cultivar HN1 chromosome 9, ASM357369v1, whole genome shotgun sequence genomic DNA carries:
- the LOC113310187 gene encoding uncharacterized protein LOC113310187 isoform X1 — MFLSCESCKSFQPVHTSVDYFHIFGFREKVFEIEDTNLEKTYKEWQKKLIHPDLVHTKSEELDEEPNPNYYKIKFLILEYLNAAWELARSLTMGYTHGPEYKEGWFCILLRLMGLALPGISAYCPTDYVKSVRLGRMSSSSYSSSI, encoded by the exons ATGTTTCTCTCTTGTGAATCTTGTAAAAGCTTTCAACCGGTTCATACTTCCGTGGATTATTTCCATATTTTCGGATT CAGGGAGAAAGTATTTGAGATAGAGGATACCAATCTGGAGAAAACATATAAAGAATGGCAGAAGAAACTAATTCATCCTGATTTGGTTCATACGAAATCTGAG GAATTGGATGAAGAACCTAATCCGAACTACTACAAGATCAAATTCTTGATTCTAGAGTATCTGAATGCCGCTTGGGAGTTAGCGAGGAGCTTAACAATGGGATACACTCATGGACCTGAGTACAAGGAGGGTTGGTTTTGCATCTTGCTAAGGCTTATGGGATTAGCACTCCCTGGCATTTCAGCTTATTGCCCCACAGACTACGTTAAGTCTGTCAGGCTCGGGAGAATGTCATCATCCTCGTATTCTTCCTCCATCTAG
- the LOC113310187 gene encoding uncharacterized protein LOC113310187 isoform X2: MFLSCESCKSFQPVHTSVDYFHIFGLEKVFEIEDTNLEKTYKEWQKKLIHPDLVHTKSEELDEEPNPNYYKIKFLILEYLNAAWELARSLTMGYTHGPEYKEGWFCILLRLMGLALPGISAYCPTDYVKSVRLGRMSSSSYSSSI, translated from the exons ATGTTTCTCTCTTGTGAATCTTGTAAAAGCTTTCAACCGGTTCATACTTCCGTGGATTATTTCCATATTTTCGGATT GGAGAAAGTATTTGAGATAGAGGATACCAATCTGGAGAAAACATATAAAGAATGGCAGAAGAAACTAATTCATCCTGATTTGGTTCATACGAAATCTGAG GAATTGGATGAAGAACCTAATCCGAACTACTACAAGATCAAATTCTTGATTCTAGAGTATCTGAATGCCGCTTGGGAGTTAGCGAGGAGCTTAACAATGGGATACACTCATGGACCTGAGTACAAGGAGGGTTGGTTTTGCATCTTGCTAAGGCTTATGGGATTAGCACTCCCTGGCATTTCAGCTTATTGCCCCACAGACTACGTTAAGTCTGTCAGGCTCGGGAGAATGTCATCATCCTCGTATTCTTCCTCCATCTAG